AATGAGTATGCCCAacaagtgaaatatttaattaaatgggatagaATGTAGAGTCAGAATTCGAACTCAGGACCTCTGTTCttataccatgtgaaatcactacttattccaaaagcttaaactgatgagaagagatagattttattaatttatatcttaacagaaagatgagtttatgaaaaatcacctgttaatttttattgagaacaaaattttaaaaaaatttctttacaaaaaaaggagaatggttgaatattatttattgcatGAAAGACGACTATCCTAACAAATCTAAAGGAGATGCTCGAGCTGCTGGTGCAAAATAGTTTATGTTGTAGGTTTTAAGGAGTGTTCCTGTTTCTAGCTAGCTTATGTCCAAGCTGTTGTAGGTAGCTAGTTTTCCTACAGCCGATTTCTATGTATTTATCGTATACAGTCTTTAGTATTTCTATGTTTTGAACTGGTTTTCATTTACCTTAATGCTGCTCATGTATTTATCCAAATCATAGTTTGCATGAAATTGTTCCGGATTGATCTGTTGGTAGGAGCCCAAGTATGTATCCGGATGTTGATATATATAGAAGCTTGGCAAGATCCTCCACAAAGTCGTCGTTGGAGGTCTATATGCCCCGTGGTAAaattgattttgtataaaaaagttCGGAGAAATATTGTTatgaaatcacttaaaatgtgtCACAGTAGTAAGTATGATTGAGAataatagcattactcaattaTTAATTGCGAGTTAATAATAAGTTTTGGACTTTAATGGAGCCAATCTTTGAGTTTAGCTTCAGCTTGTCCATCAATGTGGCTGCCATTAGTAACTCTTGTAAAATATGTGCCAACTATTCTCTCTTGATCTACtacttttttcatatcattcatctgaatttgaatatgataagttaattaaaaatgtaTGTTGTTGTGATTTAAATACGATACGTTTATTTGATAGATTGACTTTAGAACTGTTCATCCGGAACCCAAAAAATTGGATTCCAATTCTGGATTGCAAAATCCGAGTACATCTAGTCCGGATACTAGATTTacggttttttctttttctcattacAATCATAATATTGTGACATATGGCCAAAGACTTTTCAAACTGTtgtatttttaatgtatttttcagTACTAGCTTTGCCATTTTAGTATCATTGACTGATAAATGGCCaggaaaaatacattaaaaattcaATAGTTTGAAAATTCTTTGGCCATATGTCACAATATTATGATTGTAATGAAGCGAGGAAAAAAAACCGGGTTTAACTTGGGTTTCGAGTTTGAAACCCGAGTTTCGGTCCTAGTATACTTGGGTTTCGGGCTGAAACTCGGATGAACAATCCTGATTgacttgacaaaatcagtttgaCAACAAAATTgtataccaaaataaaatactagaatACACATATAATGTGCATAATTaagttatttaaatattgtCACTTGATGGGAAGTCCCAAAACATCTGAGTTTGCAAAATCTTCACCTTTTGTATCAAACATCTTAATGAAaacatattttacatatattgaCCTATATGATACActaaatatatatctaaaatatgaaataatgtaatctataatatataaattagggGTGTACAGGAACCAATCAAACCGGCCATCACCAATAGGAACCGACCCAGGAGTCAGGAGCCAGTGGAGAATCGATCAAACGGCAGTAGGAATTTGGTGAAATCGCATCGGCCAGTTCAGTCTCGATTTGAACCAGGTTCAAACCACAGAATCGgctgatataatatatatatatatatatatatatattatacatattttttaagtgaaacGAAGCCTTTTATACGTaccatttacaaaaaaatatatatacaacataAAATCAATCCAATTGGCGTCGTTTTGAATTAGGGTTTGAATTCTCTTGGCACCTCCCTTTTCTTCTCCCGACCTCATTTCTCTCTTCACTTTATCACTCCTCTCTAACTCTCACTCAGCGGCaacacatctctctctctctcattgcacCTCACGGctcacatctctctctcatcacaaCTCGAACATGGCTATGTGGCactattctctctctcatcgcaacgttctctccattctctctctcatcgcgTCATTGACGGAACACTTTCGAACCAATCAGATTCACACAGAGACAAATGTCGCTAGTTTTCTCCCCTTAATCGGTTGATTTCGACTagttttaaatatgtttagatTGAAACCGAACCGTAACTATTGGTTTGCACCGCTTATTATAAACCATACTAATGAAACGAGAACTATTATTaccatcattttatttattatctttaatataatattaaattaatagaaatttatttataattttatattaagaaataataaaacaataacattaaaaaataatagtacaGTATATGACGTGTCAGAGAATCTGTCCGCCATGTCAGCACCGCAACTAAACGCTCGCGCGTGAATCTCGCTATTGAATTTCTGCCATCGGTAGTCCCCACCAAGGGCCTTCCATAAGACACACCCTCTCTGTCTCCCTCCCTCTGTcgtttgtgtatatataattatggcTTCTAGTTTAGAGCGAGACTTTGACCTTTgatccgatttgcacatttatCAAATCTAAGATCTCTGGTGCGATTTGTTTTTTCTCGCAGAAAATGCACTGTTAGCAGTTGTATTCCTGTAACTCTCTTTCTCTGAGGTTTGATCTCTCTAATTTGCATGTCAAAATCTATCTGCTTTCGCTAAGCTTTCCTGCATTTTAATTCAGCTTTCTTTCCCATCATACAAACATACAATTCTCTATCTTCTATCAATCTAATATCACTGGAAACGGATTAAACAGAGTAAATTAACTTTTTTGGTCCATTTTCATGGCTTCCCAGCCACAGATTCTATCAACTTtaattcgattttttttttttttttttcaatgcaaAGGTGAAGTTCTGGGTTTGAGTTCGAATCAATCTTGAGAACCCTACAATTACTTCATCAGTTTTTGTAGCcgaaatgttttctttttctttgttcatCAATGGTTTGCTTGTTCTATTTTTAACAATATCGTTTTGAAAACCAGAACTGCGAAATCCGAGTTCCGAAATGGCCGAACAACCGCAAAAACCGGTACTCCAAAAACCGCCAGGATACCGGGACCCGAGTCGCCCGATCCAACCAGGCCCGAGACCGCCGCCCCGCAAACCGGCCTTCCCGCCATCTTTCACACCGAAGAGGAGGCGCAGAAGCTGTTGTCGTGCATGCTGCTGCTTCCTCTGCGTCTTCGTTCTCGTCCTCCTCCTCGTCGTCGCCGTCGCCTTTGGCCTCTTCTACCTCTGGTTTCAACCGAGACTCCCAGTTTTCCACCTCCAGTCTTTCCGGATCCCACGGTTCACCGTCACCACCAAAGCCGACGGCACCTACCTCGACGCGCATACGGTGACGAGGGTCGAGGTGAAGAACCCGAACGGGAAGCTGTCGTTGTTCTACAAGCAGAGTACCGTCGCGGTGACTTTTTCTGCGGGTCACGATGAGGACACGGAGGTGGGGTCGGAAGACGTGCCGGAGTTCACTCAGGGGATGACGAACATAACGAGCATGAAGGTAGAGACAGGGGTGAAGAACCAGCTGGTGGATGATGGAGAGGGAAGGAAGCTCAAGGCTCGGTTCCAGAACAAGGAATTGGTGGTGAACGTTGAGGTTCGGAGTGGGGTGGGATTCTATGTGGATGGGCTTAGGATAGGGCCCTTGGCAGTGAAGGTTTTGTGTGGTGGTGTGAGCTTGAAGGTGCTCGAGACTGGAGACATGCCCAAATGTACCGTCACTACTCTCAAATGGTAAGATTATTTCCAATCATATacaaataaacccaaaaaatccTTAGAAATTCGTTCATAATCTTATTTATTGTTAGTATTTTCACCCATTATTTAAGTATTTCCGATCATAAACCAATCTTATGAAGTTTAGAAATGTCATGCTTAAAATGATGACTCTGAGATTTCGGTTCCAAATTTTCTTTCTCATGCAATGTGCATAAAGATTGGAATGTAAACAAATTTCAAATGCTTTTGGACTTGAGAACGAGGTTGCTGCTGCTCgctactatttaaaatattttatctcatctcatctgaattgtatATCCAAATCGGACCTCATGCTTTATGATAGTGCCCGCTTTTTACATAGCCAATTCCCAGATCAGCTAAAAGCAGGCTGAATAACTCTTTGCATTGCTTATGATTAATGAAAGTTTCATCTTcctgagaaaaaataaataaagcttttCAACCCCATGATTGGGTTTTTCTTTACACTAAAGTGCTTTAATTACAAGTCCCCATTAATTACATCTGAGTTATGCGTTTTCGAAGGTTGACCATTCTGATTGAGAATGTTGCTTTGACCGCAGGATAAACATATCTTGATAAGGTTGTCAGGTTCGAAGATGGCTGCTGGTGGAAGATGTGATATTGCTTATTGTTTAGGCAATTTTCTGCAAACAGCATGCACAGGAACGTAACCAGTGTGATCAGTTTTATATTTAAAGTAAACCATGATATACAATATTCTTTACTTGGGAAAGAGAAAAGGGTGATTGGAAggtatatatacaatatatagtaCTCTGACTGGTGTCCATCCCTAAGCTTTGGATCCTTCTTATGTATAATGGGAAGcacataattatatgatatatatatatatatatggggttgaatttatataaaaatatcatcatgttcttcttttccttcttgtttttttttttttttctcttaattaaattaGAGATAGTTGTGGTTGTGCTGTGGGGTAGGGAGGAAGGTGGGGTCTTGGATACCTGATGGAACTGCCAGGCTGCCATTACTTTGTAAGAAACAAATGCATAAAAAACGTGGAAAGTGAAATAAGGTGTAAATTCTTTTATTTGCATtcatcttgtttctttttcagaGAATAAGGTGCAACATATCATTCCTTTTGGTAAGCTAGGTAAAAGCGGATGGAAGACAACTTGCGGGTCACTAAAAGAATGGCTGCCTAGCAAAGAAAGGTTAGCCAGAAAGGGATATGATAtctgcattaatatatatttagcaGACGCACAAAAATTGTCTTGTGAAAAATATCgttctccaaacaaaaattccGAAGAATGAGATGATGATCATGGTATGCTTTACTTCATGCCATTTTTGTATGTAacgaaaaatatctatttatagGTCTTTTTATTGACATACTCAACACGCCATGCTAAGCTCTGCCCTTTTCATTTGGTGTTTTAACCTTTCGAATGTGGTTGGCACACCGCCCATTTTCAGGTTTGAAGACTGGTccaagtctgaaaatgagagcTTAAACGTAGCTTTTAATTTGTAGCTAAAGTTAAAcagatgattatttaataacTATTTGCACTTTCCTCTTGCAGCCAACTAGTGATCATAACTTAATAGGTATTTTGTAGTGATGGAAATAGGAATTTATCTTTGGAGGTTGAATCAAACAATTGAGATTAGAAATTAAGTACTTCCtaacatttaaaaagaaaacactacTCTTGATCAAAATGGGATTTTAGGTAGTAAAAAGCGTCACTCTTCCTAAAATTGGCTGATGTACTTGGTGAAATGCTCCTTCTAGCTCAATCTAGATCAAATCATCTCCAATTTCTAAAAAGCGTATGTACGTACATGACTATTTCCTGCTTATTTGTGGTCAgctatttcttgtaaaaatgattatttcttgttaaaatgagtctgttttcgtcgtaaataatcattatcatcacaaatactcgtttttcttgtagcatGATCTTCTAAAATTTTACATATGATTAATGGATTATTTTAAGACTTCTAAAAGAATATTGAGTTACATTTTGATAATTGAGTGAgttgaaaagtaaaatatattaaaaaaaattattttgtgttgtttttatttatattttattaatattaaatagattaaagtttattttcaatgtattaatttaatattaaaaaatcaatatacaGCCTCCTCAAGAGATAGGAATTCGATGAATCTTAGCATTTTGGGAAGCAAAACAAATGCCTAAGCTttatacacaataattttggtTAGCTTGATTGATTGACAACTAATATGGGAAAGTTTTCAAGTGATTTTGCAGTAGATTTGGTTGGACTTTCATCCCCTTTTCAACAAAACGAATTGCTACTTATCCTCTTGAAAAATTGGCATACCAACAACCACTTTCAACAAAAGGAGAATCAATTGTTGTCAATAGTATGGTGGATTCTGAATTAATGTTGTTAACTgagttgtaaataaaatatgtaaggCAGAATCCatgttaaatttaaaacaaaaattacaaagacAGTAAGTGAATTATGGTAGATCACTTGCGTGAGACATCTCAGTTATGCGAACGGGTCAGGATCTGAATTATGCAATCCCAACTATAACTTTGAGTTAACcattcc
Above is a genomic segment from Juglans microcarpa x Juglans regia isolate MS1-56 chromosome 1D, Jm3101_v1.0, whole genome shotgun sequence containing:
- the LOC121243273 gene encoding NDR1/HIN1-like protein 6: MAEQPQKPVLQKPPGYRDPSRPIQPGPRPPPRKPAFPPSFTPKRRRRSCCRACCCFLCVFVLVLLLVVAVAFGLFYLWFQPRLPVFHLQSFRIPRFTVTTKADGTYLDAHTVTRVEVKNPNGKLSLFYKQSTVAVTFSAGHDEDTEVGSEDVPEFTQGMTNITSMKVETGVKNQLVDDGEGRKLKARFQNKELVVNVEVRSGVGFYVDGLRIGPLAVKVLCGGVSLKVLETGDMPKCTVTTLKWINIS